Proteins from a genomic interval of Panthera uncia isolate 11264 chromosome C1 unlocalized genomic scaffold, Puncia_PCG_1.0 HiC_scaffold_4, whole genome shotgun sequence:
- the CRNN gene encoding cornulin, translated as MPQLLRNINGIIEAFGRYSRMEGNRQVLTRGELKRLLEHEFADVIVKPHDPATVDEVLCLLDEDDTGTVEFKEFLVLVFKVAQACFKTLSESPEGACGSQESGICPAGDSQELGEGQNSRTKVELAREGQHCEESQHRQSTQASRGQVGARAQTRGQDIGQDRQSESQRQERESLQTQAGECTQQTQRVGEDKSHQTRERESERQSQAREQDRANQTSETVTGTGTQTQTDTTQTVEEDRSSQIGSPGTQPQESTHGQTRGTEVQGQDRSQTSQIVAGEHVQTPGGEHVQTPGGVTQTMEQDRSGQIGSPGTQPQESTHGQTRGTEVQGQDRSQTSQVVTGGHIQTQAGSQTQTHTRTTEQGKSQSASHAGDRDEGQIQRQSGSGQRWTQASHYEAGEAEMGGQAQAGASTLTGRQDWSSTQPRCSVTGGQGESESTVVTQEWVDDHTRDTAIPRQDQGSLHSGMLPAQGPDTVQPEGK; from the exons aaACCCCATGATCCTGCCACTGTGGATGAAGTCCTGTGCCTGCTAGATGAAGATGACACAGGGACTGTGGAGTTCAAGGAATTCCTGGTCCTGGTGTTTAAAGTCGCCCAAGCCTGTTTCAAGACACTGAGCGAGAGTCCTGAGGGGGCTTGTGGATCTCAAGAGTCTGGAATTTGCCCTGCTGGGGACTCACAAGAGCTGGGGGAAGGACAGAACAGTAGAACTAAGGTGGAGCTGGCTAGGGAAGGACAGCATTGTGAGGAGAGCCAACATAGACAGAGCACACAAGCCTCCAGAGGACAGGTAGGGGCCAGGGCTCAGACCCGTGGTCAGGATATTGGCCAGGATAGACAGTCTGAGTCtcagagacaagagagagagagtttgcagACACAAGCTGGGGAATGTACACAGCAGACCCAGAGAgtgggagaagacaagagccacCAGACCagggagagggagtcagagagacAGTCGCAGGCCAGGGAACAGGATAGAGCCAACCAGACAAGTGAAACAGTGACTGGAACTGGAACTCAGACCCAGACAGATACCACCCAGACTGTGGAGGAAGACAGGAGCAGTCAGATAGGAAGCCCTGGTACCCAGCCACAGGAGTCCACCCATGGCCAGACCAGAGGGACTGAGGTCCAGGGTCAAGATAGGAGTCAGACAAGCCAGATAGTGGCAGGAGAACATGTTCAGACACCAGGAG GAGAACATGTTCAGACACCAGGAGGTGTCACCCAGACCATGGAGCAGGACAGGAGTGGTCAGATAGGAAGccctggcacccagccacaggaGTCCACCCATGGCCAGACCAGAGGAACTGAGGTCCAGGGTCAAGATAGGAGCCAGACAAGCCAAGTGGTGACAGGAGGGCACATTCAAACACAGGCAGGATCACAAACCCAGACACACACCCGGACCACGGAGCAGGGCAAGAGCCAGTCTGCAAGCCACGCAGGGGATAGAGATGAGGGACAGATTCAAAGGCAGTCAGGCAGTGGTCAAAGATGGACACAAGCGAGCCACTAtgaagcaggagaggcagagatgggaggacAGGCCCAGGCTGGGGCAAGCACTCTGACAGGGAGACAGGACTGGAGCAGCACTCAACCAAGGTGTAGTGTGACAGGCGGgcagggagagagcgaatccacTGTGGTTACCCAAGAGTGGGTGGATGACCACACAAGGGATACAGCAATCCCAAGGCAGGACCAGGGTAGCCTGCATTCTGGCATGCTTCCAGCCCAGGGCCCAGACACAGTCCAGCCAGAAGGAAAGTGA